The following are from one region of the Ignavibacteriota bacterium genome:
- the pstC gene encoding phosphate ABC transporter permease subunit PstC has translation MEEKDFFDKAINSKYGKKIAGNTRLKESLIRFFFAVNGTMALIFIILIFVFLFKEGFKALDHIGLLDFLYLDRTDAHGNIERVLQWYPTSEEPRYSLIPMLIGTFLTAFPATIISTLLGVGAGIYLSEVANPKFKEFLKPMIELFAGIPTVVLGFIMLVVGASFFNDLLNPANRLNAFVAAIGLSFVIIPIIASLTEDALHSIPNELRMASYGLGATKWQTISKVILPAAFSGISASILLGFGRAIGETMIVLMCAGNAANVTANIFLSVRTMTATIAAEMGEVSQGSDHYYSLFFIGIVLFTITFILNLIAEIIINKMRKKNTF, from the coding sequence ATGGAAGAAAAAGATTTTTTCGATAAAGCAATAAACTCAAAATACGGTAAAAAGATCGCGGGTAACACTCGATTAAAGGAATCACTGATACGATTCTTTTTTGCTGTAAACGGTACTATGGCTTTAATCTTTATCATTTTGATTTTTGTTTTTCTCTTCAAAGAAGGATTTAAAGCTTTAGACCATATCGGTTTATTGGACTTTCTTTATCTTGACAGAACCGATGCCCACGGAAACATTGAAAGAGTATTACAATGGTATCCCACTTCTGAAGAACCAAGATATTCGCTGATTCCAATGTTGATTGGAACTTTTCTTACTGCTTTTCCTGCAACGATTATTTCAACTTTACTTGGAGTTGGTGCCGGAATTTATCTTTCAGAAGTTGCTAATCCGAAGTTCAAAGAATTTCTGAAACCGATGATTGAATTGTTTGCAGGAATTCCCACCGTTGTTCTCGGGTTTATTATGCTTGTTGTCGGCGCAAGTTTTTTTAATGATCTTTTAAATCCTGCAAACCGGCTAAATGCTTTTGTCGCAGCAATAGGTTTGTCATTTGTAATCATACCAATAATTGCATCTTTAACGGAAGACGCACTTCATTCAATACCAAATGAATTGAGAATGGCTTCTTATGGATTAGGCGCAACCAAATGGCAAACAATAAGCAAAGTTATTCTCCCTGCAGCATTCAGCGGAATTTCAGCAAGCATTCTTCTTGGATTTGGAAGAGCAATCGGTGAAACTATGATCGTACTAATGTGTGCTGGTAATGCTGCAAATGTAACTGCAAATATTTTTTTAAGTGTGAGAACTATGACTGCAACGATCGCTGCAGAAATGGGTGAAGTGTCCCAGGGTTCTGATCATTATTATTCCTTATTCTTTATTGGAATTGTTTTATTTACTATTACGTTCATTCTCAACCTGATAGCTGAGATTATCATCAATAAAATGAGAAAGAAGAATACTTTTTAA
- a CDS encoding sterol desaturase family protein, translating to MSDAELYSTFIIIGAAIIFIIAERIWPYTKGQKVLREGFFDDLALYTIAQSYLLGILIFTYVINFIDSSTGLSRLQLFREVPIWFQLIFFLVTHDLYIYWMHRWQHKNKYLWRIHEAHHSPKKVDWLSGSRSHALEILINQTIEFLPIVLLGSPPEVIAYKGVLSAVWGMYIHSNLNMHTGKLQKIINGPEMHRWHHSTGKGRNRNFATKLAIWDWIFGTAFLPETKPDEYGLKTFFPKHYLIQTLFAFRTFKKTGKNQQAETESIV from the coding sequence ATGTCCGATGCAGAACTATATTCAACTTTTATAATTATTGGAGCAGCAATAATTTTTATCATCGCTGAAAGAATTTGGCCATATACAAAAGGTCAGAAAGTTCTGCGTGAAGGATTCTTTGATGATCTTGCTCTTTATACAATTGCGCAGAGTTACCTACTCGGTATTTTAATTTTCACTTATGTTATAAATTTTATTGATTCTTCTACTGGGCTTTCCAGATTACAATTATTCAGAGAAGTTCCAATCTGGTTTCAATTGATTTTCTTTTTAGTTACTCACGATCTTTACATTTACTGGATGCATCGCTGGCAGCATAAGAATAAATATTTATGGCGGATTCATGAAGCACATCATTCACCTAAAAAAGTTGACTGGCTTTCTGGATCTCGTTCGCACGCATTGGAGATTTTGATTAATCAGACAATAGAATTTCTACCCATCGTTTTGCTTGGTTCTCCTCCTGAGGTGATTGCATACAAAGGAGTGTTAAGTGCCGTTTGGGGAATGTATATTCATTCAAATTTGAATATGCACACAGGCAAACTGCAGAAGATTATTAACGGACCAGAAATGCATCGCTGGCATCATTCAACCGGTAAAGGAAGAAACAGAAACTTTGCCACAAAGCTTGCAATCTGGGATTGGATATTCGGAACTGCTTTTCTCCCCGAGACAAAACCGGATGAGTATGGTCTTAAAACTTTCTTTCCGAAGCACTATCTAATACAAACATTATTCGCATTCCGGACTTTCAAGAAGACAGGAAAAAATCAGCAGGCAGAAACCGAAAGCATTGTGTAA
- a CDS encoding phosphate ABC transporter ATP-binding protein encodes MKEIKIIAKDLNLFYGMKQALKNISINIPAKRVTAFIGPSGCGKSTFLRVINRMNDLIDNVKIDGKVFIDGVNIYDKSLDIVNLRKNVGMVFQKSNLFPKTIYENIVYGPRINGIKDKKILNEIVERTLNQAAIWNEVKDRLNENALSLSGGQQQRLCIARALAVEPEIILMDEPASALDPISTAKIEELIHDLKKQYTIVIVTHNMQQAARVSDQTAFFYLGELIEYDRTTKIFTNPSRKQTEDYVTGRFG; translated from the coding sequence ATGAAAGAAATTAAAATAATTGCTAAAGATTTAAACTTGTTCTACGGTATGAAGCAGGCTCTTAAAAATATTTCGATTAATATCCCTGCAAAACGGGTCACTGCATTCATTGGACCGTCCGGCTGCGGCAAATCTACTTTTCTTCGGGTGATAAATAGAATGAATGATCTTATTGATAATGTTAAAATTGATGGTAAAGTTTTCATTGATGGTGTAAATATTTATGATAAGTCATTAGATATAGTTAATCTGAGAAAAAATGTTGGAATGGTATTTCAGAAATCAAACCTGTTTCCAAAAACTATCTATGAGAATATTGTTTACGGTCCACGGATAAACGGTATAAAAGATAAAAAAATACTAAATGAAATTGTTGAACGAACATTGAACCAGGCTGCTATCTGGAATGAAGTTAAGGATAGATTAAATGAAAATGCATTGAGTTTATCAGGCGGACAGCAGCAGAGACTTTGTATTGCCCGCGCACTCGCAGTTGAACCTGAAATTATTCTGATGGATGAACCTGCAAGTGCATTAGACCCGATTTCCACAGCTAAAATTGAAGAACTGATCCATGATTTGAAGAAACAATACACAATTGTAATTGTCACTCACAATATGCAGCAAGCTGCAAGAGTAAGTGATCAAACTGCATTCTTTTACCTTGGTGAGTTAATTGAGTATGACCGAACAACAAAAATATTTACAAATCCTTCAAGAAAACAAACTGAGGATTATGTTACAGGCAGATTCGGGTAA
- a CDS encoding AAA family ATPase, protein MMMKQYSVSMEYQPMQNKLEYKNALEEIIICVMINDPEAVVYVAERIRSESLSEGNQSLYNSIVELSLKDVATDLLLVKLIKQFGADRITKLKDRVLVPTLSYLITNDVLMQFKDVAYSFSIEKILQTKAEAIKSDCKGLDTLMDLQSEINELLIAEDNIRIDKSFTDKLPEILSNIENRMSGNEYSLNINSIPSLNIATGGILLSNLITVAGFTGQGKTYFVLNVMLDLAKQGIPVGFISLEQSEQEISDRLIGILGGIPSEKLRNPKRLSKDEMSRITLSNLSKNKLPFYINDRPLTEADIKQKIKYWRDRFHVKVVCIDYLGLIQSRAKFTTRERELTHYSEFLKLTAKELDVAIIVLSQLNRSGKEAPIITNLAESIGLARESDFLFTIYKPIEYGLKTDGRIKFNDSHFILRCEKNRHNKHKKQILLMMKESGEFTELATEYFSEVEDILMVNNSN, encoded by the coding sequence ATGATGATGAAACAATACTCAGTTTCAATGGAGTACCAACCTATGCAGAATAAACTTGAATATAAAAACGCTCTTGAGGAAATTATTATTTGTGTGATGATAAACGATCCTGAAGCCGTTGTGTATGTTGCGGAACGAATCCGCTCGGAAAGTCTCTCAGAGGGCAACCAATCGCTTTATAACAGCATTGTAGAGTTATCACTCAAAGATGTTGCTACTGATTTGCTATTAGTGAAATTAATTAAACAGTTTGGAGCTGATAGGATTACAAAATTAAAAGATAGGGTATTAGTACCAACATTGTCTTATCTGATAACCAATGATGTATTAATGCAGTTCAAAGATGTTGCGTATAGTTTCTCAATCGAGAAAATTCTACAAACCAAAGCTGAAGCAATTAAAAGTGATTGTAAAGGATTAGATACGCTGATGGATTTACAATCTGAAATTAACGAATTGCTTATAGCTGAAGATAATATCAGAATAGATAAATCTTTTACCGACAAACTCCCTGAGATATTAAGCAACATAGAAAACAGAATGTCAGGGAATGAATATTCCCTCAACATCAATTCAATTCCGAGTCTTAATATTGCTACTGGTGGCATCCTATTATCAAATCTTATTACCGTTGCCGGTTTCACCGGACAAGGGAAAACATATTTTGTATTAAATGTCATGCTCGATTTAGCAAAGCAAGGCATCCCAGTTGGCTTTATTTCTTTGGAACAATCAGAGCAAGAAATCTCGGACCGTTTAATCGGTATTCTTGGCGGAATCCCTTCAGAGAAGTTGCGGAATCCTAAAAGATTAAGTAAAGATGAAATGAGTAGAATTACTCTATCAAATCTTAGTAAGAATAAATTGCCGTTCTACATTAACGACAGACCTTTGACGGAAGCAGATATAAAGCAAAAAATAAAATATTGGCGTGATCGTTTTCACGTGAAGGTTGTATGTATTGACTATTTAGGATTAATTCAGTCAAGAGCGAAATTTACAACTCGTGAACGTGAACTAACTCACTACTCAGAATTTTTGAAATTGACAGCAAAAGAGCTTGACGTTGCGATTATAGTTTTATCACAGTTAAATCGTTCTGGTAAAGAAGCGCCAATAATAACCAACCTTGCCGAATCAATAGGACTTGCGAGAGAATCCGATTTTCTTTTCACTATCTACAAACCGATAGAATACGGTCTGAAAACAGACGGTAGAATAAAATTTAATGACTCTCATTTCATACTCAGATGCGAAAAGAATCGACACAACAAACACAAGAAACAAATTCTATTGATGATGAAAGAGTCAGGGGAATTTACAGAACTTGCAACCGAATACTTTTCAGAGGTTGAGGACATATTAATGGTAAATAATTCAAACTAA
- a CDS encoding DUF3160 domain-containing protein: MKNLFTLSWFTILIFNISPITYSQVFNVDDYIQFLQAHQNMNTEDLLQMHPAGYFTNQINTNYEDALYFDSLDAYFNFSEYEKSLIEDHGFMVSERLKRISFGESLLQIFHQDFPVYVSTDAILHAFHISYDRILTDMEVGLLKYRLIQLLWSLRNSVAQLHSNYVSNPEMITMLHDVDIYVTVPLLLLQENVSPYYSENDVMIDSILNWIDNEQGGVSSTIFSTTCRVMDWSQFKPRGHYVYDPQKPYNLEGYFKAMMWLGRIELYLIAPVSIPVQCPNQTFQDVQRQAIDAFLINELFDIANATSIYDEMENILKFFVGESDNVRLDHLDYLKQAITLNNPAELLDSLKMVEFQDTLANQAFAYQLILSQILFGDPMSPDSIQPASAFMMFGQRFVIDSYVTGTVVFDKILYYGNRICRLYPSTLDVLFSLGNSASAQLLIDELDEFHYSTNLAALRYLIDHYDPDFWGSSIYNYWLNSIRKLNPPEDRSGFPEFMQTAAFWQQKMNTQLASWTELRHDNLLYAKQSYTGGTICSYPFSYVEPFPEFYSVLNDYSTEALNYFTSLNFPDPSIKNKIIYYFGRCKAITDTLQTICEKELAGIPFNNGEQTFLSGMIYATGQSGVAYDGWYPNLFYDDIFRGEWGYEGLMESDHIVADIHTTPTNCGGGYIGAISHVGTGNINLGVFITENHLGEPTAFVGPVMSYYEYRTTNFLRLTDDEWASTYLQAALRPEWVNIYLADSLGQSRGNGPSLITSVEQIKNPVIPQSQILLNNYPNPFNPYTIISFSIPYDLTNSFVELKIYDINGRLVKTLLNENLPAGNYLTKWEGDNAGGNKVSSGVYIYSIRVGDRAVNKKMTLLK; this comes from the coding sequence ATGAAAAACCTTTTTACACTAAGTTGGTTTACAATTCTTATTTTTAATATCTCTCCGATAACTTACTCCCAGGTATTCAACGTTGATGATTATATACAGTTTCTCCAGGCTCATCAGAATATGAATACTGAGGATCTTTTACAGATGCATCCGGCAGGATATTTCACAAATCAAATCAATACTAATTATGAAGATGCTCTTTACTTCGATTCTCTTGATGCTTACTTTAATTTTTCTGAATATGAAAAATCTTTGATTGAAGATCATGGTTTCATGGTAAGCGAGAGGTTGAAACGAATTTCTTTCGGAGAATCATTACTTCAAATATTTCACCAGGATTTTCCAGTTTACGTTTCGACTGATGCGATTCTGCACGCATTTCATATTTCGTACGATAGAATATTGACTGATATGGAAGTTGGTTTACTGAAGTATAGATTAATTCAGTTACTCTGGAGTTTGAGAAATTCTGTTGCGCAACTGCATAGCAACTACGTCAGTAATCCTGAAATGATTACAATGCTGCACGATGTGGACATTTATGTAACAGTTCCTTTATTACTCTTACAGGAAAATGTATCACCATACTATTCAGAAAACGATGTAATGATAGATTCCATTCTGAATTGGATTGATAACGAACAGGGAGGAGTATCCTCAACAATTTTTTCGACTACCTGCCGTGTAATGGATTGGAGTCAATTTAAACCACGCGGGCATTATGTTTACGATCCACAAAAACCGTATAATCTTGAAGGCTATTTCAAAGCAATGATGTGGTTGGGAAGAATTGAGTTGTACTTGATTGCCCCGGTTTCAATTCCGGTTCAATGTCCTAATCAAACATTTCAGGATGTTCAAAGACAAGCTATTGATGCATTTCTGATAAACGAGCTCTTTGATATTGCAAATGCAACTTCGATCTATGATGAAATGGAGAACATACTTAAATTTTTTGTGGGTGAGTCTGATAATGTTCGACTTGATCATCTTGATTATCTTAAACAAGCAATAACTTTGAATAACCCTGCTGAGTTGTTAGATAGCCTGAAAATGGTGGAATTCCAGGATACACTTGCAAATCAAGCTTTTGCATACCAGTTAATACTGTCTCAAATATTATTTGGTGACCCTATGAGTCCTGATAGTATTCAACCTGCTTCAGCATTTATGATGTTCGGTCAAAGATTCGTTATTGATTCATACGTAACAGGGACAGTAGTGTTCGATAAAATTCTTTATTATGGAAATAGAATTTGCAGACTATATCCTTCAACACTCGATGTTTTGTTTTCACTTGGAAACAGCGCATCCGCGCAATTACTTATTGATGAATTAGATGAATTTCACTACTCAACAAATCTTGCAGCACTCAGATATTTAATTGATCATTACGATCCTGATTTCTGGGGAAGTTCTATTTACAACTATTGGCTGAACTCAATCAGAAAGTTAAATCCACCTGAAGACAGAAGCGGCTTCCCTGAATTTATGCAGACCGCAGCTTTCTGGCAGCAGAAGATGAATACTCAATTAGCATCATGGACAGAGTTGAGACATGATAATCTTTTATATGCAAAACAGTCATATACGGGAGGAACAATTTGCTCTTATCCATTCAGTTATGTAGAGCCTTTTCCGGAATTTTATTCTGTACTGAATGATTACTCGACTGAAGCACTGAATTATTTCACAAGTCTAAATTTTCCTGATCCTTCTATAAAAAATAAAATCATCTATTACTTTGGAAGATGTAAAGCAATAACTGATACGCTTCAGACAATTTGTGAAAAAGAACTTGCAGGCATTCCTTTTAATAATGGAGAACAAACATTTTTAAGCGGAATGATTTATGCTACCGGTCAAAGTGGTGTTGCATACGATGGCTGGTACCCAAATCTTTTCTACGATGATATTTTTCGAGGAGAATGGGGCTATGAGGGTTTGATGGAAAGCGATCATATTGTTGCAGATATTCATACAACTCCAACTAATTGTGGCGGTGGTTATATTGGAGCAATTTCCCACGTTGGTACTGGAAATATAAATCTTGGAGTATTCATTACTGAAAATCATCTTGGTGAACCAACGGCGTTCGTTGGACCTGTTATGAGTTACTATGAATACCGAACAACAAACTTTTTAAGATTAACAGATGATGAATGGGCATCGACATATCTTCAAGCTGCGCTAAGACCTGAATGGGTAAACATTTATTTGGCTGATAGTCTTGGTCAATCAAGAGGAAACGGACCATCTTTAATAACTTCTGTTGAGCAAATTAAAAACCCGGTAATCCCTCAGTCGCAAATATTGCTTAACAATTATCCGAATCCGTTTAATCCATATACGATAATTTCTTTTTCAATTCCGTATGATTTAACCAACTCATTTGTTGAATTGAAAATATATGATATCAATGGCAGGCTTGTTAAAACTCTGTTGAATGAAAATCTTCCCGCAGGAAATTATTTAACAAAATGGGAAGGGGATAATGCCGGTGGAAATAAAGTAAGCAGCGGAGTTTATATTTATTCGATCCGGGTTGGAGACAGGGCAGTGAATAAGAAGATGACGTTGTTAAAATAA
- a CDS encoding PstS family phosphate ABC transporter substrate-binding protein, whose product MHTKQPIYFIIFSLVIASLFLISCKKKETGTEKKVISIKGSDTMVNLTQKWAEIYMQKNPNLSIQVTGGGSGTGVASLLNGTTDLANSSRELKDSELETAKQKGVTPIVYEVALDGIALIVHPNNKIDNLSVQQISDIFAGKITNWKQLGGPEMTITLYGRENSSGTYEFFKDHVLGKDESGKQVDYSPATQVLQGTAALGEAVARDVKGIGYGGVGYFALRNDVKILHIKKDDESPAISPSENGKVNYESIWNGDYSISRYLYCFTNGEAQGELKNFMDFILSPEGQKLVESMEYIPLPPKGKED is encoded by the coding sequence ATGCATACTAAGCAACCTATTTACTTTATAATATTTTCACTTGTGATCGCATCTTTATTCCTCATTAGCTGTAAGAAAAAGGAAACTGGTACAGAAAAAAAAGTTATCTCCATAAAAGGTTCAGATACAATGGTCAATCTTACACAGAAGTGGGCTGAAATTTATATGCAGAAAAATCCAAATCTTTCTATTCAGGTAACAGGAGGAGGATCTGGAACTGGTGTTGCTTCTTTATTAAATGGTACAACTGATCTTGCAAATTCTTCCAGAGAATTAAAAGATAGTGAATTGGAAACAGCAAAGCAGAAAGGCGTCACACCAATTGTTTATGAAGTTGCACTTGATGGAATTGCACTGATTGTACATCCTAATAATAAAATTGATAATCTTTCTGTTCAGCAGATAAGTGATATTTTCGCGGGTAAAATTACTAACTGGAAACAGCTTGGTGGTCCTGAAATGACAATTACACTTTATGGAAGAGAAAACAGCAGTGGTACTTATGAATTCTTTAAAGATCACGTTTTAGGTAAAGATGAATCAGGGAAGCAAGTGGATTACTCACCAGCAACGCAAGTTTTACAGGGGACAGCAGCACTCGGTGAAGCAGTTGCTCGTGATGTTAAAGGAATTGGATATGGTGGTGTTGGTTATTTTGCTCTTCGTAATGACGTAAAAATACTTCATATAAAAAAGGATGATGAATCTCCTGCAATCTCACCCTCTGAAAATGGTAAAGTAAATTACGAATCTATTTGGAACGGTGATTATTCGATTTCACGATACCTTTACTGTTTTACAAATGGGGAAGCACAAGGCGAATTGAAAAACTTTATGGATTTTATTTTATCGCCTGAAGGTCAAAAATTAGTTGAGTCAATGGAATACATTCCGCTGCCTCCAAAAGGGAAAGAAGATTAA
- the pstA gene encoding phosphate ABC transporter permease PstA, with protein sequence MELKKRKIDLAGFISLGLVRFTFYALVILLILLLGKIFVEGIGVISLNFLIDEPTNNMTEGGIGPAIFGTIAVTLLMVLFAVPLGVCSAIYLNEYAKDSLFTRLIRTSINNLAGVPSIVFGLFGLGFFILFIGKNLDSVLQTGLLFGQPALLWASATLAVLVLPIVIVSTLEALNSVPKSHRDASYGLGATKWQTIKNVVIPQARPGILTGTILAISRGAGETAPILFLGAAFFLPNLPVADICIGEYCIPMINPAEQFMYLAYHIFIMATQSSNPTKTLPIQYGSALVLIVLTFLLNITAIIFRYRFRKLLGRL encoded by the coding sequence ATGGAGCTTAAAAAACGAAAAATAGATTTAGCTGGCTTTATATCTCTTGGTCTTGTCAGGTTCACATTCTACGCACTTGTCATTTTACTTATACTGCTTCTTGGTAAAATTTTTGTCGAAGGTATTGGTGTCATCTCTTTAAATTTTCTGATAGATGAGCCTACAAATAATATGACAGAAGGCGGGATTGGTCCGGCTATTTTTGGAACAATCGCAGTGACATTATTGATGGTTCTTTTTGCAGTTCCATTAGGTGTATGTTCAGCAATCTATCTAAATGAATACGCAAAGGATTCGCTTTTCACAAGATTAATCAGAACATCAATTAATAATCTTGCAGGAGTTCCTTCAATAGTTTTTGGATTATTCGGGTTGGGATTTTTTATTCTGTTCATAGGAAAAAACCTTGATAGTGTATTACAAACAGGATTACTCTTCGGACAACCGGCATTACTCTGGGCTTCAGCAACTTTAGCTGTTCTTGTTTTACCGATTGTAATCGTTTCTACTCTTGAAGCACTCAACTCAGTTCCAAAATCACATAGAGACGCTTCTTATGGTTTAGGTGCAACTAAGTGGCAGACAATTAAAAATGTAGTAATACCGCAAGCGAGACCTGGAATATTAACAGGAACCATTTTAGCTATTAGTCGTGGCGCAGGTGAAACAGCTCCAATTTTGTTTCTTGGGGCTGCATTCTTCTTACCAAATTTGCCGGTTGCTGATATTTGTATTGGTGAATACTGCATACCAATGATAAATCCTGCTGAACAATTCATGTATCTGGCTTATCACATTTTTATAATGGCTACTCAATCGTCGAATCCGACCAAAACTTTACCGATTCAATACGGTTCGGCATTAGTATTAATTGTGCTTACATTTTTATTAAACATCACAGCAATAATTTTCAGATACCGATTCAGGAAACTATTGGGAAGATTATAA
- the phoU gene encoding phosphate signaling complex protein PhoU, whose protein sequence is MERLLDEHIEKLKSRVIKMCSLVDEQVQSAIKSVEDENLELSMLVIEKDSKVDKYDNKIDKICQKIFALTQPVAFDLRFIMSSLTINNNLERIGDIAVNIAEYMTMIKQKPMFFNQTKLDEMFKISKQMLNDAIDSYIQGNEVLAKSVIELDDALDKLNMDNHKILVEIMKQDKNNIESGVVLLFYVKTIRKIG, encoded by the coding sequence ATGGAGCGATTATTAGACGAGCATATTGAAAAATTGAAATCGAGAGTGATAAAAATGTGCAGCCTTGTCGATGAGCAGGTACAATCTGCTATTAAATCAGTGGAAGATGAAAATCTTGAATTATCAATGCTGGTAATTGAAAAAGATAGTAAGGTTGATAAATATGATAATAAAATAGATAAAATATGTCAGAAAATATTTGCACTTACACAACCGGTCGCATTCGATTTGAGATTTATAATGTCTTCTCTCACAATCAATAATAACCTTGAAAGAATTGGTGATATTGCTGTTAACATCGCTGAATACATGACGATGATTAAACAAAAACCTATGTTTTTTAATCAAACAAAACTTGATGAAATGTTTAAAATTTCAAAACAGATGCTTAATGATGCAATAGATTCATATATTCAGGGAAATGAAGTACTTGCTAAATCAGTAATTGAATTGGATGATGCACTTGATAAATTAAATATGGATAACCATAAAATTCTTGTCGAGATAATGAAACAAGACAAGAACAATATTGAAAGCGGAGTCGTACTGCTTTTTTATGTCAAGACAATTAGAAAGATTGGGTGA